The following coding sequences lie in one Babylonia areolata isolate BAREFJ2019XMU chromosome 7, ASM4173473v1, whole genome shotgun sequence genomic window:
- the LOC143284105 gene encoding uncharacterized protein LOC143284105 yields the protein MLASRGPICLVQYLLLLLLLWCTLCVVTAESETANDEVQSGPTPLMINKRSVDSDLLPYIEELEEPDYPQDFLDKRIPSYGHRFVGKRQPTVAYRFVGKRLPSGIQVRIPSFGHRFVGKRLPAGFEVRAPTFGHRFVGKREDEEGEVDAEDDFDDLDASDFPHTIRKRFAENDALSVDTRAPSFGHRFVGKRQPSFGHRFVGKRQPSFGHRFVGKRIPDGLDERVPSFGHRFVGKRDDLDLDLDKRQPSFGHRFVGKRVPDDMDKRVPSFGHRFVGKRYSDDVDKRQPSFGHRFVGKRLVDDLEKRVPAFGHRFVGKRDAPEGGKRVPSFGHRFVGKRVPDGLEERAPTFGHRFVGKRIPDGLDERAPSFGHRFVGKRVPDGLEERAPSFGHRFVGKRYQDEADKRVPSFGHRFVGKRLSDEIDLRAPEFGHRFIGKRSEDSSDENKIPRGEEKTSPSPLTPPPSKEE from the coding sequence CTGAAAGCGAAACGGCAAACGACGAAGTGCAGAGCGGACCGACCCCCCTTATGATCAACAAACGTTCCGTGGACTCTGACCTCCTCCCCTACATCGAAGAACTCGAAGAGCCGGACTACCCCCAGGACTTCCTCGACAAAAGAATACCCAGCTACGGCCACCGCTTCGTTGGCAAGAGACAGCCCACTGTGGCCTACAGGTTCGTCGGCAAGAGACTCCCCAGCGGGATCCAGGTCAGAATCCCCTCCTTCGGTCACAGGTTCGTTGGCAAGAGGTTGCCTGCTGGGTTTGAGGTCCGGGCCCCCACCTTTGGTCACCGGTTTGTCGGGAAAAGGGAAGACGAGGAAGGGGAAGTTGACGCGGAGGATGACTTCGACGATCTGGACGCCTCAGACTTCCCCCACACTATCCGGAAGCGATTTGCCGAGAACGACGCCCTGTCCGTGGATACGAGAGCCCCGTCGTTTGGTCACCGCTTCGTCGGCAAGAGGCAGCCCAGCTTTGGTCACCGCTTCGTCGGCAAAAGACAACCCAGCTTTGGACACCGCTTCGTCGGCAAGAGGATCCCCGACGGGCTGGACGAGAGAGTGCCTTCTTTCGGACATCGCTTTGTCGGGAAACGTGACGACCTGGACCTGGATCTGGACAAGAGGCAACCTTCCTTCGGCCACCGCTTCGTGGGCAAGAGAGTCCCGGACGACATGGACAAGCGAGTGCCTTCTTTCGGACATCGATTCGTAGGAAAACGCTACTCTGACGACGTGGACAAGAGGCAGCCTTCGTTCGGACACAGGTTCGTGGGCAAGAGGCTGGTGGACGACCTGGAGAAGCGGGTGCCCGCCTTCGGCCACAGGTTCGTCGGGAAACGCGACGCACCGGAAGGGGGCAAGAGAGTGCCGTCTTTCGGACACCGCTTTGTCGGAAAACGTGTGCCCGACGGTCTGGAGGAAAGGGCGCCCACCTTCGGCCACCGCTTCGTCGGCAAGCGGATCCCTGACGGCCTGGACGAGCGGGCGCCGTCTTTCGGGCACCGCTTTGTCGGGAAACGCGTCCCAGACGGCTTGGAAGAACGGGCACCGTCCTTCGGGCACCGGTTCGTGGGTAAGAGGTACCAGGACGAAGCCGACAAAAGGGTGCCTAGTTTTGGACACAGGTTCGTTGGGAAACGGCTGTCTGATGAAATCGACCTCAGAGCGCCAGAGTTCGGACACAGATTCATCGGGAAACGTTCCGAGGACTCGTCAGACGAGAACAAAATCCCGCGAGGCGAGGAGAAAACTTCCCCTTCACCGCTAACGCCACCGCCGTCAAAGGAGGAATAA